One window of the Salvia splendens isolate huo1 chromosome 1, SspV2, whole genome shotgun sequence genome contains the following:
- the LOC121789353 gene encoding protein FAR1-RELATED SEQUENCE 5-like: protein MEIGSPPPPNCDNHSSSDESVDNTNCGDLHTPDCPNKVKPFVGRNFPTLEKAIQFYENYGRHVGFDTLKCGSKKIGQLTIWFYMACSREGEKRVQDKQARRRRKSKKCGCKARVAFKFDSDRGYVIKNLNEEHNHPMVLPNHQKFMRLNRVLDDVHQKFITDCAGVNIGPSLTFKLLTELMGGYESVGCTVLDVRNYTRDIRRYAEGHDAQMILDELRKKKKSCDAFTYEYKVDSSDRMSHLFWCDPLSKKNFLLFGDIVSFDTTYSTNRYSMIFAPFTGKDNHGRAVTFGAGLLCSESADSFSWLFRQFVKCMGVAPKLIITDQDLGMKVAVEEVLVNTRHRWCMWHIMAKVAEKVPKSLLGNTDFKKELNSCVWSELIESTEFEDTWHKIMEEYGLEDTDWFSTMFRSRQYWVPAYFRDFPASSLIKTTSVSESQNSFFKRYSKSKANLVVFLMNFNNALEAQRYQTAKLDYMDANTTSTLKTQWPIEKYASTIFTDSAFKEIQEQILEAYNHCSILAISNESTHDIYKVLDHFSNTWNVTYSELDFAFHCGCKMFLRTGLVCCHIFLVLKHKNFKLIPDNLIGGRWLKSPLVKSAHGVDCEDVSTHIYVDEKKKASSILLGEMLSLYQAVSIDIDQTHELTSILRDVRQQIFADGVVLSAAQKKQRIESFYGGEKPLVVDVHPPEVVKTKGHASRLQPRLEKAMRLKNKPVRQCKKCHEWGHHDSRNCDKIKEKELQRSRRESEI from the exons ATGGAAATTGGATCACCCCCACCGCCGAACTGTGACAATCATTCTTCATCTGATGAAAGTGTTGATAATACAAATTGTGGAG ATTTACATACCCCTGATTGCCCTAACAAAGTGAAACCCTTTGTTGGTCGTAACtttcccacattggagaaagcaattcagttttatgaaaattatggTCGACATGTTGGTTTTGATACCCTCAAGTGCGGGTCTAAAAAAATTGGTCAACTCACCATATGGTTTTATATGGCGTGTAGTAGAGAAGGTGAAAAAAGAGTGCAAGACAAGCAAGCTAGACGCAGACGTAAATCCAAGAAATGCGGCTGTAAAGCTAGGGTTGCCTTCAAGTTTGACTCCGACAGAGGCTACGTAATCAAGAATTTGAATGAAGAACATAATCATCCTATGGTGCTTCCAAACCACCAGAAATTCATGAGACTCAATCGCGTTCTTGACGATGTCCACCAAAAATTTATTACCGATTGTGCTGGTGTCAATATTGGTCCATCACTAACATTTAAATTGTTGACTGAATTGATGGGTGGATATGAGTCAGTCGGGTGTACTGTATTGGACGTTCGCAATTACACCCGAGACATTAGGAGATATGCTGAAGGGCATGATGCTCAGATGATATTAGATGAGctaaggaagaagaagaaaagttgTGATGCCTTCACGTATGAATATAAGGTCGATTCTAGTGATAGAATGTCACATTTATTTTGGTGTGATCCGCTATCAAAGAAGAATTTTTTGCTATTCGGTGACATTGTTTCATTTGACACTACTTACTCAACCAACAG GTACTCTATGATATTTGCTCCGTTCACTGGTAAGGACAATCATGGAAGAGCTGTGACATTTGGTGCAGGTCTACTTTGTAGTGAGAGTGCAGACTCTTTCTCCTGGCTATTCCGGCAGTTTGTGAAATGCATGGGTGTAGCTCCGAAATTGATCATTACTGACCAAGACCTGGGAATGAAGGTTGCTGTCGAGGAGGTCCTTGTGAACACACGTCATAGATGGTGTATGTGGCACATCATGGCAAAAGTTGCTGAGAAGGTCCCAAAATCATTGCTTGGTAATACAGATTTTAAGAAGGAGTTAAACTCATGTGTCTGGTCCGAGTTGATTGAATCCACCGAGTTTGAAGACACTTGGCATAAGATTATGGAGGAATATGGACTTGAAGACACGGATTGGTTTTCTACAATGTTTCGATCAAGACAGTATTGGGTTCCAGCATACTTTAGAGACTTTCCTGCTAGTTCTTTGATAAAGACAACCTCTGTTTCTGAGTCGCAGAATAGTTTTTTTAAGAGGTATAGCAAGTCCAAAGCTAACCTTGTTGTGTTCTTAATGAACTTCAACAATGCTTTGGAGGCTCAAAGGTACCAAACGGCAAAGCTTGATTATATGGATGCTAATACCACATCGACATTGAAGACACAGTGGCCTATTGAAAAGTATGCTTCTACAATATTTACTGACAGTGCATTCAAGGAAATTCAAGAACAAATATTGGAGGCATACAATCATTGCAGTATTTTGGCGATATCAAATGAATCCACTCATGACATCTACAAGGTATTAGATCATTTCTCAAACACATGGAATGTTACATACTCAGAATTGGATTTTGCCTTTCATTGTGGTTGCAAAATGTTTCTGAGAACTGGTCTTGTATGCTGTCACATCTTCCTTGTGTTGAAACACAAAAACTTTAAGTTGATTCCTGACAATTTGATTGGAGGTCGATGGTTAAAGTCCCCACTAGTAAAGTCAGCTCATGGTGTTGACTGTGAAGATGTGAGTACTCATATCTATGTggatgagaagaagaaggcttCGTCTATCTTGTTGGGTGAAATGTTGTCTTTGTACCAAGCTGTTTCTATCGATATTGATCAAACCCATGAATTGACTTCTATACTTCGTGATGTAAGGCAGCAAATTTTTGCCGATGGTGTGGTATTGTCAGCTGCACAAAAGAAGCAGCGTATTGAGTCTTTTTATGGTGGGGAGAAACCCCTTGTTGTTGATGTTCATCCTCCTGAAGTTGTAAAGACGAAGGGGCATGCAAGTAGGCTCCAACCAAGGTTAGAAAAAGCTATGCGGCTAAAGAACAAACCTGTGCGCCAATGCAAGAAATGCCATGAGTGGGGTCACCACGATTCAAGGAATTGCGACAAAATTAAAGAGAAAGAACTTCAGAGATCAAGAAGGGAGTCtgaaatttga